CACCCAATGGTCAAATCCGGGAAGGATGGCAACTCAATCAACCGGAACTCAAACTTCCCATGACTCCTGCGCCTGATGTCGTCTTCCTAGCAACCTTCGAGCCTGCAAATCAACCAGCTACTATTTCCCAAAAATTACAAGAGCAAGGTCTGCAACTAGAAGGTAATTCAGCCCGCTTTACTACGGATGGCCAACGATACTTGCAAGTGAGTCAAGCATTACCTGTAGCCCTGCCCACAGGTAAAACAGCTCCTCCCGCCATTACCGCAGCTGATACCAACGGCGGATGGGGCGATCGCTCTGGGAACACCCCTAAACAATCAAACACAGAGGATCTCAAACCATCAGCCAGCGCCAATATTAGCCAAACTACTGCCCCGCTCTCACCCGACCAGCAACTTCGCTAGTTGATACCCATCTGAAACCGGATCTACAATATCGAGTTCAGTGGTATCCAGGGTTTGAGGAAGCAGTAGTTTAGATTGCCAATGCCATCAGTGCAAAAGCAAAACTTGTAGCTCAGGAAGCCACTCGCTGTTGTACATGGATAGGCTCCACTTTTTGTGAGCGAGGCTGATGACTCATATTGGAATGAAATCGATTGAGGCTAGTAGCTCGTCCAGCATCTAATTGAGGTAAATCTTGGAAGGCTCCTTGCAACACTTCTAACTGAGACATAATTTGTTTCAGTTGAGTTTGCAACTCATCTACCTGAGCATGAGCTGCGGTGGCTTGCAACTGTGCCGCCTCAGTCGTTGCCCCTGCTTGAGCAAAGCTGAGGAAAGCTTGAGCGGGATGCAAAGCGGAAACGGCAGCTTGCATCGACATCGAACGAGGGGCATCAGTTTTTACCTCGGCCGTTGGAGTCGAAGCTGTTGCAACTTCAAATGCAGGCGGAGCTGAGTCGGTAATTACTACAGGTTGAGCTACATTAACGACAGTTGCTGTCACAGCCTGTGCAGGTTTGTCATACAGAAAATCAGAGAGTCCTGTCGCTGCCAAGCGAACTTCAGATAACTTCAGATCTTCTAGCTGGCTCTCTTTTACTTGCAAATCCTCTTTGAGGCTAGACAGTTGTTCCTCGGCTTGAGCAGATTTACGAGAAGAGTGCCGCCAACCTGTTACCGCGATACTTGCAATTCCTGCACCCAAGCTCAGCGCCGCTGCAAACCCTAAATAGGGAGCTGCTACATCTTTCAGCTGACCACTAAAAACAGGTTCTTGTTGCATCCGAATATCAACTGGTTGTGAACCCAACACAACTAGTGGCAACGTCAAGCTAGAAAACACCGTGCTAGAGAGAAGAACAGCAGGTAGTAAAAAGCTCTTAAGTGGCGATACAGGCATATTTCGAACTCCAAGCAAATACGGGTTTCAAAGGTCGTTAGTTTCGTCGTGGAAATGATGTTTACTGTTTTCATTTCCCTGGCTCTTCTATAACTCAGGGCTAAAAGCAGCGGCTGACTGGGTGAGCAGAGAATTAACCCTAGAAAACTTAAGTGGAGTAACTTCTCTTCTTTATAAACATTAATAGGTATCTCAGTAATTTCCGTATAGAGGTGATAAAGACACCCCTAGACGCTGATGAAGATGATATGAATTTTGCTTTAAGGCCTCTAGGCTCAAGCATCTACCTACGTCTATCCCCTTAGATATAGGTCGCATCTTCATAATTCGGACAAATGCAGGAAGTAAATACCTCAAAAGGTACATTTTTTCTAGAAACAGGTTTGGATTGCAAGAAGTTTAGATAAAGCTGACTAATAAAATCATGAATTTTTTGATAAAACGACACTTTCGACTTGGGTTGGCGTCGTAGGGCGTAGTTTTTACTACCTGCTGGTTACGGTGGAGTCCCTCGGAACTATTTATTAGCTCAATGACCATTAAGCTGCTATTCCAAGCAATTTCTGCAATGAGTTTAATAGCCAAACGAAACATTGACTAAAAATATGATCGAATTCTTCCAGCAAGTCTCAAGTTTTTTTAGACAGCATTCTCAAAGAGTGGTTCACGTCCGGAACCGCTGGCGATCGCGTTCTTTGCCCCAATGGCTAGCCTTAGCTCTGGTTGGTTTCTGTCTCAGTTTAGGACTACAGTTCTATCCAAGCTTAGAGTCAGCGAATGCTACCCCCGCGATCGCTTTCCCCCTAGCGACCAGAGGAGCTCAAATTATTGATGCCAGAGGTCGGCCAATATTACTGCGGGGAGTGAATTGGTTTGGCATAGAGACGGAACTGCACGCCCCTCACGGCTTATGGGCCCGTGACTACCGTGAGATGTTGGCGCAAATCAAAGGTTTAGGCTACAACATCATTCGCCTTCCCTTCTCAGTACAAGCCCTACGCTCTGCTGAGGTAAGCGGGATTGATTTTAAGATTGGCGCGAACCAAGACTTGGAGGGTAAATCGCCCTTAGAAATCATGGATGCTGTGATTCAAGCAGCGGGGCAACAAGGATTGTTGATTTTGCTGGATTGTCACCAACTTAACGATCAACGCATTCCAGAGCTTTGGTATGGCGATGGCTTTACCGAAGCAGATTGGATCGACACCTGGAAAATGTTAGCAATTCGCTACAAAAACCAGCCCCATGTGATTGGAGCCGATCTTAAAAATGAGCCTCATGGTCGTGCCAGTTGGGGCACGAATGACTCAGCGACAGATTGGCGACTGGCGGCTGAGCGAGCAGGCAACGCCATTTTGGCTGTGAATCCTAACTGGCTAATTGTGGTCGAGGGAGTAGAAAACAATGTCCCAGGGCAGAAGCTAGCAGTTCACTGGCAAGGTGGCAACTTAGAAGGCGTCAAGCGTTTCCCGGTTCGCCTAGCAGTCAAGGATAAATTAGTTTATTCGCCCCATGAATATGGCCCCGGTGTTTACAACCAGCCTTGGTTTTCAGAAGCAGCTTTTCCTAAAAACCTTTATAGTCGCTGGGAAACTGGGTTTCACTACATTGCAACTCAGAAACTAGCGCCGATCTTGATTGGAGAGTTTGGGGGGCGACAGGTAGATCGCAACTCCCCTGAGGGAATTTGGCAACGGCAGCTCGTTGACTTTATTCGGCAGAAACAACTGAGCTTTACTTACTGGAGCTGGAACCCGAACAGTAAAGATACTGGCGGTATTTTACAAGATGACTGGCGCACGGTGGAGCGTGATAAACAAGCCCTCCTCAGCCAACTCTTACCCAAGTTGAGTGCTCCCTCAGTTCCTTCGGCAACAAATCGCGCCACTCCTCCTGCCAGACGTCAGCCCATTCCAAGAGTTCAACGTCCAACGAGGCGATCGCCTACCCCATCCTCACCCACTCCGTCTTCACCTGCTTCATCTGCCACAACAACTCGACCTACCAAAGCTCAACTGCAAGTGAAGGCTGCGATCGAGTCAGATTGGGCTACTGGCTTTTGTACCAGGTTCTTAGTGACAAATTCAGGCAAGACCGCAACCCAAAATTGGCAGTTGGCTTTTCGGATGAACCAAGCCAACATTAACAACAGCTGGAATGGTAGCTTCAATCGTCAAGGTCTCCAGTATCAAGTCACTCCGCCTGATTGGGGAAAGACACTACAGCCGAACCAAACGATGGATCTGGGCTTTTGCGCTACTAAGTCGGGCTCCGATTACCGCCCCCAGCAAGTTTCGATTTCCAGCCCTTGAATTTTCATTAGAAAAGAAAAACCGGAGGTTCAGATATTTCTGGAGCCTCCGGTTTCACTTAAGCCCCAATGGGGGCCTTAATGCAGATTAAATAACGTGATTAGAGGAGATTAATCCTCATCGTCGTCATCCACAACCTCGCTAAACTCATCATCAATCAGTTCGTCATCGTCCAAAATGGCAGATGTAGGTTTCTCCTCTCCAGGAACAGGCACGGTGAAACTTTCAAAGCTGAAGTTGGGGCGATCGTCAAACGCACCATCTAAGCCGTAGCTACGAGCTGTGCGATCGTCTAAAACCACATCCCGCAAGTCTGCGTCTTCGTCAAAGACATTGGTGCCATCAAAGCTGAGGTCAATGTCCGGACTGCCAACTTCTTCATAAGCATTGAAACCAGTACCCGCTGGAATCAAGCGTCCGATGATCACGTTTTCCTTCAGACCTCTCAACCAGTCAGACTTACCTTCGATCGCAGCTTCTGTGAGAACCCGTGTGGTTTCTTGGAAACTAGCCGCCGAGATAAAGCTGTCTGTGTTGAGCGATGCCTTGGTAATACCCAAGAGCACAGGCGTATACTCAGCAGGAGCCCCACCCGTAATCGCCATTGCCTCGTTGACCTGCTGAACTTGGTAAAGTTCAACCAATTCACCAGGCAACATGGTAGTGTCGCCCCCGTCATCAACACGAGCCTTGGAAGTCATCTGACGCACGATAACTTCAATGTGTTTGTCAGAAATATCAATCCCCTGGGACTGATATACAGATTGGACTTCGTTCACTAAGAAGGTTTGTACCTTCTGCAAACTAATGAGAGATGCGTCATGAACTCCCAGGGTTTCTCGGTTGACCTTGAAGACGATTTCTAGGATTTCGTGAGGATTGGATGGACCATCCGTCAGGGGTTCTGATGCGCCAACTTCCTGACCATCAGAAACAATCACATTCTGACCAGGGCCAAGGGGGTAATCTGTCATCACCCCATCCGATTCGATGACTTTGACTTCCGCCACATCATCATCACTGTAGACCACTTGAGCCGTGCCAGGACGTTCTGACAAGATGCAAGCTTCCTTAGGTTTGCGAGCTTCCAGCAATTCTTCAATTCTGGGCAAACCTTGGATGATGTCTCCAGTTTTCGTGCGTTCAAACACCAGCAGTACTAGGTTGTCACCCCGCTGTACCAGATCGCCATCATCAATGTGCAGCACTGCTCCAGGAGATACCCGATAAGGACGAGCAATGCGCAAAGTAACTTCGGAATCAGCCACTCCAACAACTTGACCAGAGTCTTCTAGTTTAGTGCCAGCAGCGATTTCGGTTCCAGCAATGAGCAAGTCACCCTCTTGCACCTTGGGAGCTTTACCTTGAGTGCTAATGACCACTCGGTCAGCGTCCCTCACTACTAGGACTCGGCGAATTGCCTCAGCCCCTTCGCGAATACCTCGAACTTCACCCGCTTCTTTACACTGAATCTCAGTCCGCGCGACTACAGCACCTGGAGCAATTTGATCGCCGTCTTTGACCAGGAGCCGAGTGTTGGTACTTCCCTGAGTCGCATCTGCGGCAATATCGCGACGAATGACCAAAGACTCCAGAATCACGAGTTGGAGACGCATGATTTCTGAATCAGTTTCGTCTGGAATCAGCTCAATATCGGCAGCCAACTGAGGTGCATCTTGATCAATTTCTAGCACGAGCTGGGTGCGGAGCAGTTCTAAGCCTTCAACGGACTTAACCCGCTCTCCATCCTTGTAAGGGAGGCGCTGTACCGCTCGTAGTTGAATGGTACGGCCCGATTCTTCACTAGTGGAAGCTTGGCTCGGCACAGAAGGTTCATCAGGAACGACGAATTCAGTCACAGGCCGCAACAGCACTGCTGGACCTTCGGGTGTCTCTACATACTCCATGTAGCGCAGTTCGCTGAGCGTCAAACCAGGAAGTACTTCTTGCCCAGGATTAGCCAGAGTAGGTTCTTTACCCATGAATTCTTCGGGGTTATCAATCATGTGCAAGTCCCCTGGCTTGATCACGATTTCCCGTAGAATGTCATTCTTCTGGATCACTTCGACCACACCATTGCTTTGGCAGAAGATGTCTTTAACGACTTCAGTTCCTGCCTCGACGTACTGGCCGTCCTCCACAAGGAGCAAAGAAATATCTTTGTTCACTTCGTGCGCTTCTTCTGGAATCCAAAGCAGCGTACCGCCTTGAACCACTTCGTAGCCTTGCTTAGCTTTGCCTCGCTTCGCGACTTCAACGCCAGAGTAACGGATGATCCCGCCTGTTTGAGTCCGGTAGCGATCGTCGATCAGCTCTGCAACGACCTGGTTGTTCGTCACCTTAGTACCAGGCGTTGCTTTGAGGGAGAACGATTGGTTGTGGTTAGTTTCAACTAAGTAGTGATCGCGGCCTTGATAGCTCTCTACCCGCACCCGCGCTTCATCTAGCAAGACTGAAGCTGTAATAATTTCAACTTCACGGCCTCCTTTGCCTTCAGCTTCTTGCTGAGGTAGGCGCACAGTTCCACCATGCTCTGTAATCAACTTAGTTTCAGCTAGGACGCTACTCGCATCCACGCGATCGCCGTTCTTCACGATCGGTTCAGCACCTGGCGGCAAGTTGTAAACTTCACCCGACAGAATCCAGATCAAACCACCCCTTTGAGCAATCCGAGTGGTATTGCCCTGACGGTCTTTCTTCTCTTCGGGCACAATGTCTGCAAACTTGACTTCTCCAGCCAAGTCTGAAGCCACGTCTTTACTAGCCTTCTCAGTCGTGCGCCGAGTCCGACCCGCAAGGGGAACTTCTGCCAAAAATTGATCCTTCTTGACATGCTCACCATCTTTAACCAGCAAGGTTGAACCTTGAGGAATCGCAAAGGATTCTTTCTTAGAACCCGATTCCAGCATCAGATCAGTATTGCTTTCCGCAATTAAGGCTTCATCTCCATGACGGGTTCGGTAGGGACGAGTCCGAAAACGCTTAGCGTAACGAATGGTGCCTTCAAAGGTAGCCCGCACTTGACGCGCCATTTCCCCTGTGAATACCCCTCCCGTGTGGAAAGTCCGCATGGTTAGCTGCGTTCCAGGCTCACCAATAGATTGCGCAGCGATAATGCCGACGGCTTCACCCAAATCAACCATGTGAGCGTGAGCCAAGCTCCAGCCGTAGCAGTGCTGACAGACGGAACGAGTTGCTTCACAAGTTAGGGGCGATCGCACCACAACTTCTGCGACGCCTGATTGACCAATGAGGTTGCAGAGGTCATCTGAGAGGTCTTGGTTCCGAGCTGCAATCACCTCGCCAGTTTGAGGATGAACCACATCTTCTGCTACCACCCGACCAAACAAGCGGTCTTTGAGAGGAATCAAGACGCGATCGCCGTCGGTCATGCTACGCACTGGGATACCTCGTTGGGTGCCACAGTCAATTTCACGAATGATCACATCCTGGGCCACGTCAACCAGACGACGGGTGAGGTATCCAGAGTCTGCGGTTCTAAGGGCGGTGTCTACCAGTCCCTTCCGTGCCCCGTAGGAGGAAATGATGTACTCAGTGACAGTCAAACCTTCCCGGAAATTGGTTTTGATCGGTAAGTCAATAATTTCACCTTGCGGATCGGCCATTAGTCCACGCATACCGACCAACTGGCGCACCTGGGAGATATTTCCTCTAGCCCCAGAGAAGGCCATCATGTAAACCGAGTTCAACGGATTGGTGGTTTTGAAGTGGCGAACCACCTCATCCTTAAGTTCCTCACTCGTACCATTCCAGGTGTCAATAACCTTTTGAAAACGCTCTACTTCAGTAATCTCACCACGGGTATAACGGGTTTCAGTGTCTCGAATCTCTTCTTCCGCTGCGTCCAATAGCGCTCGCTTGGTCGGAGGTACTTGTAGGTCGTCTACACTAATCGAAACCCCTGCCTTGGTAGCGTAGCGAAAGCCCAGATCCTTCAGCAAGTCAGCCACTTGGGCGGTCCGAGCCGTACCGTAGTTGGTAAAAGACCAAGAAATTAGTTTCTTGAGCTGTCCTTTATCAACCACTCGATTCCGAAAAATCACTGCTTCTTCAGGCTTCTGGTTTGAATTTTGCTCTGCCATTGTTGCTCTCTGTCCCTCTTTTAATGCAGGAAGAGACGCGTATAGACGCGACACTGGGAAGTCGCGCCTACTCATCACGTCTGTAAAGGCTTACGCCATAAAGTTGCAGCTTCTACCGTCATGAAGCTAGTTGGTCAAGGCGTCTTGAATCGTCTTGTTGTAGATAATTCGTCCCGGAGTCGTTCGAATGTACTGCGAGATCAAATTCCCTTCATTGTCCTCACGTGTTCTGCGGAACTTATAAACTTTGGTGACCGTACCATCTGTAGACTCTTGGACTTCTACAGGTTCCGTATCCGGTTCGTTAGATTCGATAGCGCCATCAAATCGCACCCAAACATAAGCATGGAGGTCAACCTGCTGCTGCTCATAAGCAGTAATGGCATCATCTAAATTGGCAAAATAGCCACCTGACCCCTTCTGGTGAGTTGGATTCTCAGCCGTCAAGTAATAGCAACCCAATACCATGTCTTGGCTTGGTGTCACAATAGGGCGACCTGTCGCTGGCGACAAGATATTGTTAGAAGCCAACATCAACAGCCGAGCCTCTGCCTGTGATTCTAGCGAGAGTGGCACGTGAACCGCCATTTGGTCACCGTCAAAGTCAGCGTTAAACGCGGGGCAAACCAACGGGTGCAATTGAATCGCGCGGCCTTCTACTAAGATCGGCTCAAACGCTTGAATCCCCAAACGGTGGAGGGTTGGCGCTCGGTTTAGTAGCACCGGGTGACCATCAATCACTTCTTGGAGAACATCCCAAACACTCGGATCGCCCCGTTGAATTAGCTTCTTCGCAGCCTTGATGTTGTTCACTAACCCTTGGCGAATCAACCGATGAATCACGAAAGGTTGGAACAGCTCGATCGCCATTTCCCGTGGCAGACCACATTGGTGAATCTTGAGCTTGGGGCCTACCACAATGACAGAACGGCCAGAGTAGTCTACCCGTTTACCCAACAGGTTTTGACGGAATCGTCCTTGCTTACCTTCAATGATGTCTGACAGCGATTTCAAAGGACGGTTATTAGCCCCGACGACCGTTCGTCCCCGACGACCATTGTCAATCAGGGCATCCACTGCTTCCTGAAGCATCCGCTTCTCGTTACGAACGATAATCTCAGGAGCCAGGATTTCTTGGAGACGTGCTAGACGATTATTCCGGTTAATCACCCGCCGATACAAGTCATTCAGGTCAGAGGTTGCAAATCGGCCCCCATCTAGCTGCACCATCGGGCGTAAATCCGGCGGAATTACCGGAATCACCGACAGTACCATCCATTCTGCTTGAGCACCTGTTGCAATAAAGTTATCAATCACACGCAGACGCTTAATCAGCTTGGCCCGCTTCTGACCTTTAGAGGTAGCAATTTCTTCGCGCAGTTGCTCAGCTTCTGTTTCTAAGTTGATGTCTTGCAGCAACCGTTGCAACGCTTCGGCTCCAATGCCAACCTCAACCCCTTCTAGAGGCGAATCTTCGCTGTAAATTTGGTCTTCAATCTCAATCCATTGGTCTTCTGTCAGCAGTTGCTTATAAGTTAAGTTTTCTGCATTGCCCGGATTGAGCACCACATAGGCGTTAAAGTAAACAATCTGCTCCACATCCCGCAAAGGCATGTCAAGTAGGATCGCCATGTAGCTCGGGATCCCCTTGAGGTACCAAACATGAGCGACAGGAGCAGCTAGTTTGATATAGCCCATGCGATGCCGACGCACCCGCGATTCTGTGACTTCAACGCCACAGCGCTCACAGACAATCCCACGATGCCGAACTCGCTTGTATTTACCGCAATGGCATTCCCAATCTTTAGCTGGGCCAAAGATCCGCTCACAGAACAAACCATCCATTTCTGGCTTTAGCGTCCGGTAGTTGATGGTTTCCGGTTTGGTCACTTCACCAACCACCTGCCCATTAGGTAGAGTTCGCTCCCCCCATTGGCGAATTCGATCCGGAGATGCCAGACCAATTTTGACGTAGTCAAATCGCTGTTCTAGCTTTGGCATCGCTTGCAGCTTCCTTAGTGTCTATTGTTGAGATCTGTATGTTGGGCTTAGTTTTTGGTTGATGGGCTGCTAGCGGTCAGCTTGGTTAACTGACCATTGACTCTAGCAACCCATCTCGCATTAACTTAGGCGTCTTCTTCTTCCAGTTCGTCTCTGGAGATAGATTCGTAGGTGGGCCGAGAGGGGGCTCGACGGCTATTAACATCTGCCATCAGGTCTACCTCTACATCTCGGCTAGTTCCATCCTCCTTCGTTTCTACCTTGTGAACCGCAATATCTAGGCAAAGGGACTGCAATTCCCGCATCAGCACCTTGAAGGATTCTGGCGTTCCGGGACGAGGAATGGCTTTTCCTTTGACGATCGCATTAAGGGCTTCATTCCGACCTTGCATATCATCCGACTTCACAGTCAACAACTCTTGCAAGGTGTAGGCAGCACCGAAGGCTTCCAACGCCCACACTTCCATCTCTCCGAAGCGCTGTCCCCCTTGTTGAGCTTTACCGCCCAAGGGTTGCTGCGTTACGAGCGAATAAGGTCCAGTAGAACGAGCGTGAATCTTGTCATCAACCAAGTGAACCAGCTTCAGCATATAAGCTTTACCAATGGTCACAGGTTGATCAAAGGGTTCGCCAGTCCGACCATCAAACACTTGAATCTTGCCAGCATTATCCGGGTCAAATAGCCAATCTTGGCCCTTCTTCTTACTGGCTTCTAGAAGCTTGCCATGCACGGTTTCACGAGATTTCTCCGCTCCATGCATTTCGTCAAAAGGAACCACCTTGAAGCGGACATCTAGATTCTCTCCAGCCCAAGCTAAGAGACATTCAAAGACTTGACCGACGTTCATCCGGGAAGGCACACCCAAGGGGTTGAGCACAATATCCACAGGACGGCCATCTGGCAAGTAAGGCATGTCTTCAATCGGCAGAATCCGGGAAATAATCCCCTTGTTACCGTGGCGACCCGCCATCTTGTCACCCACTTGGATCTTGCGCTTCTGGGCTACATAAACCCGCACAACCATGTTGGCACCCGGAGGCAGTTCATCCCCTTGCTCACGAGTAAAGACTCGCACATCCACAACTCGGCCTTTTTCGCCGTTAGGAACACGCAGGGAGTTATCGCGAACATCTCTGGCTTTTTCACCAAAGATGGCTCGTAGTAGCTTTTCTTCGGGAGGCTGGTCTGATTCCCCTTTGGGTGTTACCTTACCAACCAGAATGTCGCCTGCTTCTACCCAAGCACCAATCCGAATAATGCCACTTTCATCCAGTTGCCGAAGCGAGTCTTCACCGACGTTAGGAATTTCACGGGTGATTTCTTCGGGTCCGAGTTTGGTCTGACGCGCTTCAATTTCGTATTTTTCAACGTGAATCGAAGTGTACACATCATCAGAAACTAGGCGCTCGCTGATCAGGATCGCGTCCTCATAGTTGTAGCCTTCCCAAGGCATGTAGGCTACCAGAACGTTTTGTCCTAAGGCTAATTCTCCGCCCTCGGTGGCTGAGCCATCGGCTAAGACTTGACCTGCCACGACGCGATCGCCCACAAACACGATGGGGCGTTGATTCAAGCAGGTATCTTGGTTAGACCGCTGATACTTCTGCATGGGATACTCAATTTCGCGACCTTGAGGCTCTCTTACTCGCAGCTTATCAGCCGCTACATAAGTTACTTCACCAGCGGTTCGGCTAACCACAACCATACCGGAGTCACGTGCCGCTTGAGCTTCCAAACCTGTCCCCACTAAGGGCCGCTCTGGCCGTAATAGAGGTACAGCCTGACGTTGCATGTTGGAACCCATCAAAGCTCGGTTCGCATCGTCATGCTCTAGGAAAGGAATCAACGAAGCTGCCACCGAAATGATTTGCACCGGAGAGACAGCCACATAGTCTACTTGGTCAGGCGTAGTAGTCGTGAAGTCCTGACGGTAACGCACTGGAACGGTCACGCCTTGAATGAAGCCTTCCTCATCCATCGGGATGTCGCCTGGAGCAACTCGCAAATCGTCCTCTTCATCGGCGGTCATATAGATGGGGGGTTGGTCTTTCAAAACCCGTCCCATTTCAACCGGATAAAAAGGAGTTTCAATGAAACCGTAGGAATTGACACGGGCATGAGTTGCCAACGAGCCGATCAAGCCAGCGTTAGGGCCTTCTGGAGTTTCAATCGGACAAATCCGTCCATAGTGGCTAGGGTGAATATCCCGCACCGCAAAGCCCGCCCGCTCCCGTGTTAAACCGCCAGGGCCTAAGGCACTGAGACGGCGTTTGTGGGTCAACTCAGCCAGAGGATTGGTTTGGTCCATGAACTGAGACAGTTGGCTAGAACCAAAGAACTCTTTAATTGCGGCAACCAAAGGTTTTGGGTTCACCAAAGACGCAGGGGTCAAAGAATCTGCATCCGAAACCGTCATCCGTTCCCGAATAATTCGCTCTAAACGGTTGAGACCAACTCTGACTTGGTTTTGCAGCAACTCACCGACAGAGCGCACCCGACGGTTGCCTAAGTGATCGATGTCATCAATACTGCCAATATCAAATTCCAAGTTGATCAGATAATCAATGGCAGCCAAGATATCCTGAGCGGTCAGGACTCGAACTGTATCTGCCACATTGAGTCTGAGCTTCTTGTTGAGTTTGTAGCGACCGACTCGACCCAAGTCATAACGCTTAGGATCAAAGAAGCGAGAATCCAACAGCTGCTGTCCACCAGAAACAGTCGGAGGCTCACCTGGACGCAGTTTGCGATAAAGCTCCATCAAAGCTTCTTCTTCGCTAAACTGGCCTTCCTTCTCAATTGTTTTCTGGAAGTACTCTGGATGACGTAGCGCATCAAAAATTTCGTTATCGCTGAGACCCAATGCCTTCAACAGCACCTGAGCAGACAGCTTGCGGGTTTTGTCGATCCGCACCCACACCAAGTCATTTTTATCAGTCTCAAACTTGAGCCAAGCGCCTCGGTTGGGAATCAAGCTGGCATTGTAGGTACGACGACCATTTTTATCGGTT
This region of Trichocoleus desertorum NBK24 genomic DNA includes:
- a CDS encoding cellulase family glycosylhydrolase, with protein sequence MVHVRNRWRSRSLPQWLALALVGFCLSLGLQFYPSLESANATPAIAFPLATRGAQIIDARGRPILLRGVNWFGIETELHAPHGLWARDYREMLAQIKGLGYNIIRLPFSVQALRSAEVSGIDFKIGANQDLEGKSPLEIMDAVIQAAGQQGLLILLDCHQLNDQRIPELWYGDGFTEADWIDTWKMLAIRYKNQPHVIGADLKNEPHGRASWGTNDSATDWRLAAERAGNAILAVNPNWLIVVEGVENNVPGQKLAVHWQGGNLEGVKRFPVRLAVKDKLVYSPHEYGPGVYNQPWFSEAAFPKNLYSRWETGFHYIATQKLAPILIGEFGGRQVDRNSPEGIWQRQLVDFIRQKQLSFTYWSWNPNSKDTGGILQDDWRTVERDKQALLSQLLPKLSAPSVPSATNRATPPARRQPIPRVQRPTRRSPTPSSPTPSSPASSATTTRPTKAQLQVKAAIESDWATGFCTRFLVTNSGKTATQNWQLAFRMNQANINNSWNGSFNRQGLQYQVTPPDWGKTLQPNQTMDLGFCATKSGSDYRPQQVSISSP
- a CDS encoding DNA-directed RNA polymerase subunit beta' encodes the protein MAEQNSNQKPEEAVIFRNRVVDKGQLKKLISWSFTNYGTARTAQVADLLKDLGFRYATKAGVSISVDDLQVPPTKRALLDAAEEEIRDTETRYTRGEITEVERFQKVIDTWNGTSEELKDEVVRHFKTTNPLNSVYMMAFSGARGNISQVRQLVGMRGLMADPQGEIIDLPIKTNFREGLTVTEYIISSYGARKGLVDTALRTADSGYLTRRLVDVAQDVIIREIDCGTQRGIPVRSMTDGDRVLIPLKDRLFGRVVAEDVVHPQTGEVIAARNQDLSDDLCNLIGQSGVAEVVVRSPLTCEATRSVCQHCYGWSLAHAHMVDLGEAVGIIAAQSIGEPGTQLTMRTFHTGGVFTGEMARQVRATFEGTIRYAKRFRTRPYRTRHGDEALIAESNTDLMLESGSKKESFAIPQGSTLLVKDGEHVKKDQFLAEVPLAGRTRRTTEKASKDVASDLAGEVKFADIVPEEKKDRQGNTTRIAQRGGLIWILSGEVYNLPPGAEPIVKNGDRVDASSVLAETKLITEHGGTVRLPQQEAEGKGGREVEIITASVLLDEARVRVESYQGRDHYLVETNHNQSFSLKATPGTKVTNNQVVAELIDDRYRTQTGGIIRYSGVEVAKRGKAKQGYEVVQGGTLLWIPEEAHEVNKDISLLLVEDGQYVEAGTEVVKDIFCQSNGVVEVIQKNDILREIVIKPGDLHMIDNPEEFMGKEPTLANPGQEVLPGLTLSELRYMEYVETPEGPAVLLRPVTEFVVPDEPSVPSQASTSEESGRTIQLRAVQRLPYKDGERVKSVEGLELLRTQLVLEIDQDAPQLAADIELIPDETDSEIMRLQLVILESLVIRRDIAADATQGSTNTRLLVKDGDQIAPGAVVARTEIQCKEAGEVRGIREGAEAIRRVLVVRDADRVVISTQGKAPKVQEGDLLIAGTEIAAGTKLEDSGQVVGVADSEVTLRIARPYRVSPGAVLHIDDGDLVQRGDNLVLLVFERTKTGDIIQGLPRIEELLEARKPKEACILSERPGTAQVVYSDDDVAEVKVIESDGVMTDYPLGPGQNVIVSDGQEVGASEPLTDGPSNPHEILEIVFKVNRETLGVHDASLISLQKVQTFLVNEVQSVYQSQGIDISDKHIEVIVRQMTSKARVDDGGDTTMLPGELVELYQVQQVNEAMAITGGAPAEYTPVLLGITKASLNTDSFISAASFQETTRVLTEAAIEGKSDWLRGLKENVIIGRLIPAGTGFNAYEEVGSPDIDLSFDGTNVFDEDADLRDVVLDDRTARSYGLDGAFDDRPNFSFESFTVPVPGEEKPTSAILDDDELIDDEFSEVVDDDDED
- the rpoB gene encoding DNA-directed RNA polymerase subunit beta — translated: MTNQTQTALAFTLPDLVEIQRSSFRWFLEEGLIEELESFSPITDYTGKLELHFLGKNYKLKRPKYDVDEAKRRDGTYAVQMYVPTRLINKETGEIKEQEVFIGDLPLMTDRGTFIINGAERVIVNQIVRSPGVYYKSETDKNGRRTYNASLIPNRGAWLKFETDKNDLVWVRIDKTRKLSAQVLLKALGLSDNEIFDALRHPEYFQKTIEKEGQFSEEEALMELYRKLRPGEPPTVSGGQQLLDSRFFDPKRYDLGRVGRYKLNKKLRLNVADTVRVLTAQDILAAIDYLINLEFDIGSIDDIDHLGNRRVRSVGELLQNQVRVGLNRLERIIRERMTVSDADSLTPASLVNPKPLVAAIKEFFGSSQLSQFMDQTNPLAELTHKRRLSALGPGGLTRERAGFAVRDIHPSHYGRICPIETPEGPNAGLIGSLATHARVNSYGFIETPFYPVEMGRVLKDQPPIYMTADEEDDLRVAPGDIPMDEEGFIQGVTVPVRYRQDFTTTTPDQVDYVAVSPVQIISVAASLIPFLEHDDANRALMGSNMQRQAVPLLRPERPLVGTGLEAQAARDSGMVVVSRTAGEVTYVAADKLRVREPQGREIEYPMQKYQRSNQDTCLNQRPIVFVGDRVVAGQVLADGSATEGGELALGQNVLVAYMPWEGYNYEDAILISERLVSDDVYTSIHVEKYEIEARQTKLGPEEITREIPNVGEDSLRQLDESGIIRIGAWVEAGDILVGKVTPKGESDQPPEEKLLRAIFGEKARDVRDNSLRVPNGEKGRVVDVRVFTREQGDELPPGANMVVRVYVAQKRKIQVGDKMAGRHGNKGIISRILPIEDMPYLPDGRPVDIVLNPLGVPSRMNVGQVFECLLAWAGENLDVRFKVVPFDEMHGAEKSRETVHGKLLEASKKKGQDWLFDPDNAGKIQVFDGRTGEPFDQPVTIGKAYMLKLVHLVDDKIHARSTGPYSLVTQQPLGGKAQQGGQRFGEMEVWALEAFGAAYTLQELLTVKSDDMQGRNEALNAIVKGKAIPRPGTPESFKVLMRELQSLCLDIAVHKVETKEDGTSRDVEVDLMADVNSRRAPSRPTYESISRDELEEEDA